In a genomic window of Nodosilinea sp. E11:
- a CDS encoding adenylosuccinate synthase, protein MANVVVIGAQWGDEGKGKITDLLSRSADVVVRYQGGVNAGHTVVVKDQTFKLHLIPSGILYPDTECVIGSGTVIDPKALIGELDKLDELGISSKNLFISNAAHVTMPYHRLIDQASEDRRGNHKIGTTKRGIGPTYADKSERIGIRITDLMDYDRLRKQLEWTVQYKNGILEKLYDLPPLDPAAVIDEYIDYAERLRPHIIDSSLHVYQAIRQRKNVLFEGAQGTLLDLDHGTYPYVTSSNPVAGGACIGTGIGPTVIDRVIGVAKAYTTRVGEGPFPTELTCGVGELLCDRGAEFGTTTGRRRRCGWFDAVIGRYAVRINGLDCLAITKLDVLDGVDEIEVCVAYELDGERCEELPASADAFSRCKPIYKTMPGWKQPTDHCRSLSDLPKAALDYLKFLAELMEVPIAIVSLGASRDQTIIVEDPIHGPKRALLYENGESQVA, encoded by the coding sequence TTGGCAAACGTTGTAGTGATTGGGGCCCAGTGGGGCGACGAAGGTAAGGGCAAAATTACCGATTTGCTGAGTCGTTCAGCAGACGTAGTTGTGCGCTATCAGGGCGGTGTCAACGCGGGTCACACCGTCGTTGTTAAAGATCAAACCTTCAAGCTGCACCTGATTCCCTCTGGGATTCTCTACCCCGATACCGAGTGCGTGATCGGCAGCGGCACCGTGATCGACCCCAAAGCCCTGATCGGCGAACTCGACAAGCTCGACGAACTCGGGATTTCTTCTAAAAACCTGTTTATTTCCAACGCTGCCCATGTCACCATGCCCTACCACCGCCTGATCGATCAGGCGTCGGAAGATCGGCGGGGTAACCACAAAATCGGCACTACCAAGCGGGGTATTGGCCCCACCTATGCCGATAAGTCGGAGCGCATCGGCATCCGCATCACCGATCTGATGGACTACGATCGCCTGCGCAAGCAGCTAGAGTGGACGGTCCAGTACAAAAACGGCATCCTCGAAAAGCTCTACGACCTGCCCCCTCTCGACCCAGCGGCGGTAATCGACGAATATATTGACTACGCCGAGCGGCTGCGCCCCCACATTATCGACAGCTCGCTTCATGTCTACCAGGCCATTCGCCAACGCAAGAATGTGCTGTTTGAGGGTGCCCAGGGCACTCTGCTCGACCTTGATCACGGCACCTACCCCTACGTCACCTCCTCCAACCCGGTGGCGGGCGGAGCCTGCATTGGCACTGGCATTGGCCCTACGGTGATCGATCGCGTCATCGGGGTGGCCAAGGCCTACACCACGCGGGTGGGCGAAGGCCCCTTCCCTACAGAGCTGACCTGTGGGGTGGGTGAGCTACTGTGCGATCGCGGCGCAGAGTTTGGTACCACCACCGGTCGCCGCCGCCGCTGCGGCTGGTTTGACGCGGTGATTGGTCGCTACGCGGTGCGTATCAACGGCCTCGACTGCTTGGCCATCACCAAGCTCGATGTGCTCGACGGTGTCGACGAGATCGAGGTGTGCGTGGCCTACGAGCTAGATGGTGAGCGTTGCGAAGAGCTGCCGGCTAGTGCCGATGCCTTTAGCCGCTGCAAGCCCATCTACAAAACCATGCCCGGCTGGAAGCAGCCTACCGATCACTGCCGATCGCTCAGCGATCTGCCCAAGGCGGCCCTAGACTATCTCAAGTTTTTGGCTGAGCTGATGGAGGTGCCGATTGCGATCGTGTCGCTGGGGGCTAGCCGTGACCAGACCATCATCGTAGAAGACCCCATCCACGGGCCAAAGCGGGCGCTGCTCTACGAGAATGGCGAGTCTCAGGTGGCTTAG
- a CDS encoding 50S ribosomal protein L25/general stress protein Ctc produces MELTIECKARDSKAKPNALRRQGLLPAVLYGHEGTESVSLTVDRHAAEMLLRKAAVNNTMIDLQIPDLSWNGKALLREVQSHPWKNALYHLSFFAVKAQDAVEVGVALNFVGEPTGVQNEGGVLNTEVNEVTVKCKAIDIPETIDVDVSGLAVGDSLTVADLVLPEGAVVAGDQTQTVATVLQGRKAEGEDGSESAAAEPVAAE; encoded by the coding sequence ATGGAACTGACGATTGAATGTAAAGCGCGCGATTCTAAAGCCAAGCCCAATGCTCTGCGCCGTCAGGGGCTGCTACCTGCGGTGCTGTATGGCCACGAGGGTACCGAGTCTGTATCGTTAACCGTCGATCGGCATGCGGCTGAAATGCTGCTGCGCAAAGCAGCGGTCAACAACACCATGATTGATCTGCAAATTCCTGACCTGTCGTGGAATGGCAAGGCGCTGCTGCGCGAGGTGCAGTCGCACCCCTGGAAAAACGCGCTGTACCACCTCAGCTTCTTTGCGGTGAAGGCACAAGATGCCGTAGAAGTGGGCGTTGCCCTCAACTTTGTGGGTGAGCCCACCGGCGTTCAAAACGAAGGCGGCGTGCTCAACACCGAAGTCAACGAAGTCACTGTCAAGTGTAAAGCGATCGACATTCCTGAAACCATTGATGTCGATGTGTCTGGGTTGGCAGTGGGCGATTCGCTTACCGTTGCCGATCTGGTACTGCCTGAAGGTGCTGTGGTAGCGGGTGATCAAACTCAAACGGTAGCCACTGTGCTCCAAGGCCGCAAGGCTGAGGGTGAGGACGGTTCTGAGTCTGCTGCTGCCGAGCCTGTAGCGGCCGAATAG
- a CDS encoding adenosine deaminase, producing the protein MSLYAELHRHLGGSVVPRVLWRYFERNRPDLSGQFADYPAFERFYTRPRNTLAEYLELHTLVESVQTHEALPYFIYRLIRGAYIFENLAYLELRYTPYLRTPEHLPQNQRIEAMAEIVEIVGRASQQPEYPIVTKQILCMHSKLPAEVNRAIVELAGQYPQYVCAVDVAGGDAKYGDRIDEFTQLYQRAQDLGLKTTGHLYETTEGDHPKLLPYLMRIGHGIQIPLRHPELLPEVAARGQCLEVCPTTYLKTGTLEEIHQLKVVFDRCFEAGVDIAICTDNAGLHNVRLPFEYENLLTHDVIGFEELQACQEAAFRHAFAWPHSQPPATLLTDILQVPSSSHQDNSDVGEEMLAIS; encoded by the coding sequence ATGAGTTTATATGCTGAGCTACACCGTCACCTAGGCGGCTCGGTGGTACCGCGAGTGCTGTGGCGCTACTTTGAACGCAACCGCCCCGATCTCTCGGGCCAGTTTGCCGACTACCCGGCCTTTGAGCGGTTCTACACCCGGCCGCGCAACACCCTGGCCGAATACCTGGAGCTGCACACCCTAGTCGAGAGCGTGCAGACCCACGAGGCGCTGCCCTACTTTATCTACCGTCTGATTCGCGGGGCCTACATCTTTGAGAACCTGGCCTACCTGGAGCTGCGCTACACCCCCTACCTACGCACCCCGGAGCACCTACCCCAAAATCAGCGCATTGAGGCGATGGCCGAGATTGTAGAAATCGTGGGCCGGGCCAGCCAGCAGCCCGAGTATCCGATTGTGACCAAGCAGATTCTCTGCATGCACTCGAAGCTGCCTGCTGAGGTCAACCGGGCGATTGTAGAACTGGCGGGCCAGTATCCGCAGTACGTGTGCGCAGTGGATGTGGCCGGGGGCGATGCAAAATACGGCGATCGCATTGATGAGTTTACCCAGCTCTACCAGCGCGCCCAAGACCTGGGCCTCAAGACCACCGGCCACCTCTACGAAACCACCGAGGGCGACCACCCCAAGCTGCTGCCTTACCTGATGCGCATCGGCCACGGCATTCAAATCCCCCTGCGGCACCCAGAGTTGCTGCCCGAGGTGGCGGCGCGAGGCCAGTGCCTGGAGGTGTGCCCCACCACCTACCTCAAGACCGGCACTCTAGAGGAGATTCACCAGCTCAAGGTGGTGTTTGACCGCTGCTTTGAGGCTGGGGTTGACATCGCTATCTGCACCGACAATGCCGGGTTGCACAACGTGCGGCTGCCCTTTGAGTACGAGAACCTGCTAACCCACGATGTGATTGGCTTTGAGGAGCTGCAAGCCTGCCAGGAAGCCGCCTTTCGCCATGCCTTTGCCTGGCCCCACAGCCAACCCCCCGCCACCCTACTGACTGACATATTGCAAGTGCCGTCTAGCTCACACCAGGACAATAGCGATGTGGGTGAGGAAATGCTAGCGATCTCGTGA